tgtttttcttttcaatttgACCGCATTTGTCGATTTTGGTTTGCTGCGGTAGCGGCTCTCACCAACACACTCGCGCTCACTGtggcactcacacacacaataTACACACACCTGGGTGCACGAACACACGCGCAATAGACTAACACACGCACGGATCAAAACACGCAGCAGCGACCAGAAATCAGAGACTTAAGCTTTTTGGCCCAGAAGCCGTCGATTTGAGCCAGGTTTTAATTAGCGACGACGCGAAAACACGTCCGAACGCTGCGAGTCGAAGAAagagacaaaaacaaaagatatAGCTCTCATTTGTCAGATAGTGAGACCGAAGCATCGCCCCAGCTGGTATTTCTTTCCTAAACTTGGGACGGTCTCACTAGACCACCTGCACAGTTGCCAGACTGTGCCAGAAtgtattttaatgattttaatcgcttttatttaattagatTTAACCATTACTTtagttataatattattttatatgttgTTTTCTGTTGACTctcatttaatattatataatgtTGCCAGACTGCCAAAAATACAACATCTTGTGGCAACATATGACTATCAGCTGttattaagaaatattaaaattcataaacttaatttcttttatttttataaactatataccaattttattaattaccatcaataattcttaaatattattaaagtaatcactattattttgtaaaatatccccatattaataaacttttaaCATTACAGGGGATTGTGTTGTCGGATTGGCCGAACATTGCCGGCACTTTTTAGGTAATGGCCATGCTTCTTCCAAGGAAAACACTAAAGTTGCTGAATTACCGCCTAAGATGCCTCAATTTAACAGGTGACAGTCACAAGAAACTCCTTCACAACAGTGCCACGGGGGAAGGGCCATCAGTGGAGGTCAACTTCAGCAATGGGTAAGTAGATTCCAAAACACTACCAACAAGAATACAAAAGAATGCTCTTTGCAGGCGGAACATGACATTCAGTTCAGGGCGCCTGGCGCGGTTTGCCAATGGTAGCTCCGTCTGCCAGATGGGCGACACGGCTGTCATGGTGACGGCTGTGGCCAAGGCGAAGCCCACTCCCGGCCAGGGATTCATGCCATTGGTGGTGGACTACCGGCTGAAGAACGCAGCCTCTGGTCGGATCCCAATGAACTTCATGCGCAGGGAAATGGGACCGTCAGAAAAGGAGATCCTCTCCGCTCGTCTCATCGATCGTTCCTTGCGTCCTCTATTCTCCAAAGACTACCGAACCGAGACGCAACTGGTGTGCAACATGTTGGCCATGGATGCGGTTCATAGTCCTGATGTCCTAGCCATCAACGCCGCGTCCATGGCTCTGTCGCTTAGCGACATTCCGTGGAACGGACCTATTGGGGCTGTAAGGTTGGTAAACCATTTAAGAGCGGTGGAAGTCTTAAACAACAacccatttccattttagaGTCGGCCTCTGCGATGGTGAAGTACTGATAAACCCCACGCGCCGGGAGCTGCAGTCGTCACAACTAGACCTGGTCGTGTCGGCCACCAAACAAAATCTCGTGGTGATGCTGGAAGGCAAGGGAAACGTAGTACTGCAGCAGGACTTGCTGAAGGCCATCAAGCAGGGCACCCGGGAGGCGCAGTTCATCATTCACGAGATCGAGCGCCTCCAGAAAGCATATGGCAGGCAAAAGCGGGACTTGGAGGCACCAGCTGCCACAGACCCAGAGCTGGAGCAGGCTGTTAGAAGCATGTGCGAGATGCGACTGAGAGAGATCTTCCAGGATGCGCATCACGACAAAATCTCCCGGGACAACGCCGTTAACGAAGTGAGGTCCAACGTCATCGACAAGGTGTGGAGTTCCTTCCCGGATACAGAACCCTCCCAAATCGGCGAGCTATTCAACCAGACCTGCCGGGAGATCTTCCGCGAATTGATCTTCGAGCGGGAGCAACGGTGTGACGGAAGGGGCTACGATCAGTTGCGGAACATATCCTGTCAGGTGGACCTATACAAGCCTCTGCATGGCTCAGCTCTGTTCCAGCGTGGTCAGACGCAGGTGTTCTGCACAGTGAGCCTCGATTCCCCCGAGAGTGCCATGAAGCTGGATTCACTAGCTGCTTTGGACAGTGGTGGCCTCAAGGCCAAGAACTTTATGCTCCACTACGAGTTCCCTCCATATGCAACCGGTGAAGTGGGTCGAATTGGTCCTTTGGGTCGCCGGGAACTGGGACATGGCGCCCTCGCAGAAAGAGGCCTGCTTCCGACCCTGCCGCACGATTATCCTTTCACAGTGCGACTCACTTCCGAGGTCTTGGAGTCCAACGGGAGCAGTAGCATGGCCAGCGTGTGTGGCGGATCTTTGGCCCTCATGGATGCCGGAGTACCTGTGAGTGCTCCGGCAGCGGGTGTGGCCATCGGTCTGGTCACAAAATACGAAAACGACGATACCAAGCACCTGCAGGACTACCGAATCCTGACAGACATTCTGGGCATCGAAGACTACATGGGCGATATGGACATGAAGGTGGCTGGCACTAGGAAGGGCTTTACAGCCATTCAGGCCGACCTCAAGATTCCTGGAATCCCGCTGAAAGTGGTAATGGAATCGCTGCAAAAGGCCACCGATGCCAAGTCCAAAATTCTGGACATCATGGGCGAAGCCATCAGAGAGCCGAGGTGAGTAGAAACTAATCTTGTAGTTAGGAAATCCTATACATTCTTGGATCTTTCAGAAAGTATCGTAAGGACAGCTGGCCCGTGAGTGAGACCCTCACTGTGGAACCACACCAGAGAGCGCAATTGATCGGTCCGAGTGGACTGCACATGAAACGCATCTACCTGGAGACGGGCACCACTCTGACAGCCGCCGACGAAAGCCAATTCTCCGTGTTTGCCCCTTCACAGGCGGCCATGGATGAGGCCAAGGAGATGATCGAGGGCTACATGGTAAAGGAGCGCGTCCCGGACCTAGAGTTCGGTGGAATATACACTGCCAAGATAACGGAGCTACGCGACACGGGAGTGATGGTCATCCTCTATCCCAGCATGCCGCCAGCGCTGCTACACAACTCACAGCTGGATCAGCGCAAGATCGCCCACCCATCGGCCCTGAATCTGGAGGTGGGTCAAGAGATCCAGGTCAAGTACTTCGGTCGCGACCCCGTCTCCGGTTTTATGCGACTCTCGCGCAAGGTTCTCCAAGGACCTGCCGTAGGCATCGCCCGCACCCTCAACAAGTCCGCCGAAGAGAGCGGAACGTGAGGGATGAGGAGTCACGGTTC
The Drosophila bipectinata strain 14024-0381.07 chromosome 3R, DbipHiC1v2, whole genome shotgun sequence DNA segment above includes these coding regions:
- the PNPase gene encoding polyribonucleotide nucleotidyltransferase 1, mitochondrial → MAMLLPRKTLKLLNYRLRCLNLTGDSHKKLLHNSATGEGPSVEVNFSNGRNMTFSSGRLARFANGSSVCQMGDTAVMVTAVAKAKPTPGQGFMPLVVDYRLKNAASGRIPMNFMRREMGPSEKEILSARLIDRSLRPLFSKDYRTETQLVCNMLAMDAVHSPDVLAINAASMALSLSDIPWNGPIGAVRVGLCDGEVLINPTRRELQSSQLDLVVSATKQNLVVMLEGKGNVVLQQDLLKAIKQGTREAQFIIHEIERLQKAYGRQKRDLEAPAATDPELEQAVRSMCEMRLREIFQDAHHDKISRDNAVNEVRSNVIDKVWSSFPDTEPSQIGELFNQTCREIFRELIFEREQRCDGRGYDQLRNISCQVDLYKPLHGSALFQRGQTQVFCTVSLDSPESAMKLDSLAALDSGGLKAKNFMLHYEFPPYATGEVGRIGPLGRRELGHGALAERGLLPTLPHDYPFTVRLTSEVLESNGSSSMASVCGGSLALMDAGVPVSAPAAGVAIGLVTKYENDDTKHLQDYRILTDILGIEDYMGDMDMKVAGTRKGFTAIQADLKIPGIPLKVVMESLQKATDAKSKILDIMGEAIREPRKYRKDSWPVSETLTVEPHQRAQLIGPSGLHMKRIYLETGTTLTAADESQFSVFAPSQAAMDEAKEMIEGYMVKERVPDLEFGGIYTAKITELRDTGVMVILYPSMPPALLHNSQLDQRKIAHPSALNLEVGQEIQVKYFGRDPVSGFMRLSRKVLQGPAVGIARTLNKSAEESGT